From the Flavobacterium galactosidilyticum genome, one window contains:
- a CDS encoding acyl-CoA thioesterase, with amino-acid sequence MTPKHPSESLTILTDLVLPSETNPLNNLFGGELLARMDRAASIAAGRHSRRITVTASVNHVAFNRAIPLGSVVNVEAKVSRAFKSSMEIYIDVWVEDRQSGNRTKANEAIYTFVAVDDTGRPVEVPQIVPETELEIQRFEAALRRKQLSLVLAGKMNPQDATELKALFL; translated from the coding sequence ATGACACCAAAACATCCTTCAGAGTCTTTGACTATATTGACCGATTTAGTTTTACCAAGCGAAACGAATCCTTTGAATAATCTATTTGGCGGCGAATTATTAGCACGTATGGATCGTGCTGCCAGTATTGCTGCTGGGAGACATTCCCGAAGAATCACGGTGACAGCATCAGTAAATCACGTAGCTTTTAATAGAGCAATTCCATTAGGAAGTGTTGTAAATGTAGAGGCCAAAGTTTCAAGAGCATTCAAAAGTTCTATGGAAATTTATATCGACGTTTGGGTAGAGGACAGACAATCCGGAAATCGCACTAAAGCTAACGAAGCTATTTATACTTTTGTAGCTGTAGATGACACAGGAAGACCAGTTGAAGTACCACAAATAGTTCCAGAAACAGAACTTGAAATACAACGTTTTGAAGCAGCATTAAGACGCAAACAACTGAGTTTAGTTTTAGCTGGAAAAATGAATCCACAAGATGCAACTGAACTAAAAGCTTTGTTTCTATAG
- the recA gene encoding recombinase RecA, whose translation MSTEKESKLKALQLTLDKLDKTYGKGTVMKMGDKAVEEVETISSGSLGIDLALGVGGYPRGRIIEIYGPESSGKTTLTLHAIAEAQKAGGIAAFIDAEHAFDRNYAEKLGVDIENLIISQPDNGEQALEIAENLIRSGAIDIVVIDSVAALTPKSEIEGEMGDSKMGLHARLMSQALRKLTGTISKTNCTVFFINQLREKIGVMFGNPETTTGGNALKFYASVRLDIRRSTQIKDGDNVLGNRTKVKIVKNKVAPPFKVAEFDIMYGEGVSKTGEILDLAVEFEIIKKAGSWFSYGETKLGQGRDAVKSLIKDNPELADELEVKIKARIKELAEA comes from the coding sequence ATGAGTACAGAAAAAGAATCCAAATTAAAAGCGCTACAACTTACGCTTGACAAGCTAGATAAGACCTACGGAAAAGGTACTGTAATGAAAATGGGTGATAAAGCCGTTGAAGAAGTAGAAACTATTTCTTCAGGATCTTTAGGAATCGATTTAGCATTAGGAGTTGGTGGTTATCCAAGAGGAAGAATCATTGAAATATACGGTCCAGAATCTTCTGGAAAAACTACTTTGACACTTCATGCAATAGCTGAAGCTCAAAAAGCGGGTGGAATAGCTGCTTTTATTGATGCTGAACACGCTTTTGATAGAAATTATGCTGAAAAATTAGGGGTAGATATCGAAAATCTTATTATTTCACAGCCAGATAACGGGGAACAAGCTTTAGAAATTGCTGAAAACTTGATTCGTTCCGGTGCAATTGATATTGTTGTAATTGACTCGGTTGCAGCTTTGACTCCAAAAAGTGAGATTGAAGGTGAAATGGGAGATTCTAAAATGGGTCTTCACGCTCGTTTGATGTCTCAAGCTTTAAGAAAATTAACAGGAACTATTAGCAAAACAAACTGTACTGTTTTCTTTATTAACCAATTGAGAGAAAAAATTGGAGTAATGTTTGGAAATCCAGAAACCACAACTGGAGGAAATGCATTGAAATTTTACGCATCAGTACGTTTAGACATTCGTCGCTCTACTCAAATTAAAGATGGAGACAATGTTCTAGGGAACAGAACGAAAGTGAAAATTGTAAAAAACAAAGTGGCTCCACCATTTAAAGTAGCAGAATTTGACATCATGTATGGCGAAGGAGTTTCTAAAACGGGAGAGATTTTAGATCTAGCTGTGGAGTTTGAAATCATCAAAAAAGCAGGTTCTTGGTTCAGCTATGGTGAAACTAAATTAGGCCAAGGTCGTGATGCAGTGAAATCTTTAATTAAAGACAATCCTGAATTAGCTGATGAATTAGAAGTGAAAATCAAAGCTAGAATAAAGGAATTAGCCGAGGCTTAA
- a CDS encoding ATP-binding protein — protein sequence MQFSEILGQEHIKSHLTKSADTGRIPHAQLFVGPEGSGTLPMAIAYAQYLICNNQNAENDGSNEACNIKFQKTSHPDLHFIYPTVSTDEVKTKPKSIDFIVEWRQFLEQNKYGSLFDWYQILGVKNKQGEIRVDDSQEILKLLALKSYEGGYKIMIIWMADKLNIAASNKLLKLLEEPTDKTVFILISENEEDIIQTIRSRCQVLHFNGLPEKVIADSLISNKNIESKTAHKIAHQAQGNYNKALQLLQPDSESTFFEKWFVDWVRAAFRAKGNAAAIQDLIQWSEQIAGLGRETQKKFLHFCIDMFRQALLLNYQAKDLVYIEPQVEKFKLENFAPFVNGNNINDIFKELSDAMYHIERNGNAKIILTDLSIKLTRLIHKK from the coding sequence ATGCAATTTTCAGAAATTTTAGGGCAAGAACATATAAAAAGTCATTTGACAAAAAGTGCTGATACAGGTAGAATTCCACATGCACAATTATTTGTAGGCCCTGAAGGAAGTGGGACTTTGCCTATGGCTATTGCTTATGCACAATATCTTATTTGCAATAATCAAAATGCTGAAAATGATGGATCAAACGAAGCTTGTAATATAAAATTCCAAAAAACTTCGCATCCTGATTTGCATTTTATTTATCCTACTGTTAGCACTGACGAGGTTAAAACTAAACCAAAAAGCATTGATTTCATTGTGGAATGGCGTCAGTTTTTAGAACAAAATAAATACGGAAGCTTATTTGATTGGTATCAAATCCTTGGAGTTAAAAACAAACAAGGAGAAATTAGAGTTGATGATTCTCAAGAAATCTTAAAATTATTAGCTCTAAAATCATACGAAGGCGGATACAAAATAATGATTATTTGGATGGCCGATAAATTGAATATAGCCGCTTCAAATAAATTATTGAAATTACTAGAAGAACCTACTGACAAAACTGTCTTTATATTAATATCAGAAAACGAAGAAGATATAATACAAACAATTCGATCACGCTGTCAAGTATTGCATTTTAATGGTTTGCCTGAAAAAGTGATTGCTGATTCCTTAATTTCAAATAAGAATATAGAGTCTAAAACAGCGCATAAAATAGCACATCAGGCACAAGGAAATTATAATAAAGCACTACAATTATTACAGCCAGATAGTGAATCTACTTTTTTTGAGAAATGGTTTGTTGATTGGGTTCGTGCCGCTTTTAGAGCCAAAGGAAATGCGGCAGCTATTCAAGATTTAATTCAGTGGAGTGAACAAATTGCTGGTTTAGGAAGAGAAACTCAGAAAAAATTTCTGCACTTTTGTATTGATATGTTTCGCCAAGCTTTATTATTAAATTATCAAGCGAAAGACTTAGTTTATATAGAACCACAAGTAGAAAAATTCAAATTAGAGAATTTTGCTCCTTTTGTAAATGGCAATAACATCAATGATATTTTCAAAGAACTTTCGGATGCTATGTACCATATTGAGCGTAATGGAAACGCTAAAATTATTTTAACCGATTTATCAATCAAACTCACCCGTTTAATTCACAAAAAATAA
- the trpS gene encoding tryptophan--tRNA ligase, translating into MAKILTGVQSTGTPHLGNLLGAIIPAIALSNKPENESFLFIADLHSITQIKNGETLRANTYSTAAAWLACGLDVNKVVFYRQSDVPQTAELAWYLSCFFPFQRLTLAHSFKDKADRLDDVNAGLFSYPMLMAADILLYDAEFVPVGKDQLQHLEITRDVASRFNHQMGETFVIPEAIVQQDGLLIPGTNGGKMSKSANNIINIFLDDKSLRKQVMSIETDSTPLEDPKNPETCNAFGIYKLLATEEQLATMTANYLGGNYGYGHAKQALFELICEKFKTEREKYNYYINNRPEVDALLKIGAQKSATIANDVLAKVRAKLGYEN; encoded by the coding sequence ATGGCAAAAATACTTACAGGCGTTCAAAGTACTGGAACTCCACATTTAGGAAACTTACTTGGCGCAATCATTCCAGCAATAGCATTATCAAATAAACCAGAAAACGAATCGTTTCTTTTCATCGCTGATTTACATTCGATTACTCAAATAAAAAATGGCGAAACTTTACGTGCAAATACCTACAGCACCGCAGCAGCTTGGCTTGCTTGTGGATTAGATGTAAATAAAGTAGTTTTTTACAGACAGTCTGATGTACCTCAAACTGCGGAATTGGCTTGGTATTTAAGTTGTTTTTTTCCTTTTCAGCGTTTGACACTAGCCCATTCTTTCAAAGACAAAGCAGATCGATTGGATGATGTAAATGCAGGTTTGTTTTCTTATCCAATGCTAATGGCTGCAGATATTTTGCTTTACGATGCAGAATTTGTTCCTGTAGGAAAAGACCAACTACAGCACTTAGAAATCACTCGTGATGTAGCTTCTCGTTTCAACCACCAAATGGGAGAAACATTTGTCATTCCTGAAGCCATAGTACAACAAGACGGCTTACTTATTCCTGGAACTAATGGCGGAAAAATGAGTAAATCTGCTAATAATATTATCAATATATTTCTAGATGATAAATCGTTACGCAAGCAAGTAATGAGCATAGAAACAGATAGCACACCGCTAGAAGATCCTAAAAATCCTGAGACCTGTAATGCTTTTGGAATTTATAAATTATTAGCGACTGAAGAACAATTAGCAACAATGACAGCTAATTACCTTGGTGGAAATTACGGTTATGGTCACGCAAAACAAGCGTTGTTTGAGTTAATTTGCGAAAAATTTAAAACCGAAAGAGAAAAATACAATTACTATATTAATAACCGTCCTGAAGTGGATGCTTTATTAAAAATTGGTGCCCAAAAATCAGCAACTATTGCTAATGACGTTTTAGCTAAAGTTAGAGCAAAGTTAGGTTACGAAAATTAA
- a CDS encoding RNA polymerase sigma factor: protein MSLEQIIADCKKNHPKAQEQLYQLFAKKFFGVCLKYSRNYDDAQDNLQDGFIIIFKKIAQYSGKGSFEGWAKRILINNALIRFKDIRFLEILDDNIAEVELEIDDDTISLEYLLQIIQELPDQYRIVFSLYVLDGYSHKEISEMLNISTGTTKSNLFRARLILKEKIEKLTDIKFESSAK from the coding sequence GTGTCATTAGAACAAATAATTGCGGATTGTAAAAAGAATCACCCCAAAGCTCAAGAACAATTATACCAATTGTTTGCTAAAAAGTTTTTTGGGGTGTGCCTTAAGTATTCCCGTAATTATGATGATGCACAAGATAATTTACAAGATGGTTTTATCATTATCTTTAAAAAAATAGCACAGTATAGCGGCAAAGGCTCTTTTGAAGGTTGGGCCAAACGAATACTAATCAACAATGCTTTAATCCGATTTAAAGACATTCGATTTCTAGAAATACTTGATGACAACATCGCCGAAGTAGAACTCGAAATAGACGATGACACCATATCCCTTGAGTATCTACTCCAAATCATTCAGGAATTACCGGATCAATACCGAATCGTGTTTAGTTTATATGTCCTTGACGGTTATTCACACAAGGAAATCAGCGAAATGCTAAACATATCTACTGGCACAACAAAATCTAATCTTTTTAGAGCACGATTGATTTTGAAAGAAAAAATTGAAAAATTAACAGACATTAAATTCGAATCATCGGCAAAATGA
- a CDS encoding DoxX family membrane protein has protein sequence MNNITSILILIFLAITFLQSGYDKLFYWKDNVDWLKGHFSKTPLKNQVPLALANILVLELISGILCIVGCIELLMNNGRIFGFYGAVFSCITLLMLLFGQRLAKDYDGARTIVIYFIPAILAVYWLN, from the coding sequence ATGAACAACATTACTTCAATATTAATTTTAATATTTTTAGCCATCACTTTTCTACAATCCGGATATGACAAATTGTTTTACTGGAAAGATAATGTAGATTGGCTAAAAGGCCATTTTTCTAAAACACCTTTAAAAAACCAAGTACCATTAGCTTTAGCAAACATTCTCGTACTAGAATTGATTTCAGGAATTTTATGCATCGTAGGTTGTATCGAATTATTAATGAATAATGGGAGAATCTTCGGGTTTTACGGAGCTGTTTTCTCTTGTATTACTTTGTTGATGTTGCTATTCGGACAACGATTAGCTAAAGATTATGATGGTGCAAGAACAATTGTTATCTATTTCATACCAGCGATTTTAGCCGTTTATTGGTTAAACTAA
- a CDS encoding phosphoglycerate kinase — MKTLNDFDFNNKKAIIRVDFNVPLDENFKVTDATRIEAAKPTIDAILAQGGSVILMSHLGRPKGVEEKYSLKHILSKTSEILGVPVQFASNCIGEDATTAAANLKSGEVLLLENLRFHAEEEAGDIAFAKQLASLGDIYVNDAFGTAHRAHASTTIIAQFFPNEKCFGMLLAKEIESLNKVLKNSEKPVTAVLGGSKVSSKITVIENILDKVDHMIIGGGMTFTFVKALGGKIGDSICEDDKQELALEILRLAKEKGVQIHIPVDVVAANDFSNDAETQIVDVKEIPDGWQGLDAGPKSLENFKKVIMESKTILWNGPLGVFEMPNFANGTIALGNFIAESTTNGAFSLVGGGDSVAAVKQFGLEDKVSYVSTGGGAMLEMLEGRVLPGIAAILD; from the coding sequence ATGAAAACTTTAAATGATTTCGATTTCAATAATAAAAAAGCCATAATAAGAGTTGATTTCAATGTGCCTTTGGATGAAAATTTCAAAGTAACCGATGCTACCCGTATTGAAGCTGCAAAACCAACCATCGACGCAATTCTTGCTCAAGGTGGAAGTGTAATTTTGATGTCGCATTTAGGAAGGCCAAAAGGAGTAGAGGAAAAATATTCTTTAAAACATATTCTTTCAAAAACTTCTGAAATTTTAGGAGTTCCTGTTCAGTTTGCTTCAAACTGTATTGGTGAAGACGCAACTACTGCTGCAGCCAATTTAAAATCAGGTGAAGTTTTATTATTAGAAAATTTACGTTTTCATGCTGAAGAAGAAGCTGGAGATATTGCTTTTGCAAAACAATTAGCATCTCTTGGTGATATTTATGTAAATGATGCTTTTGGTACGGCTCATAGAGCACATGCATCGACTACAATTATTGCACAGTTTTTTCCAAATGAAAAATGTTTCGGAATGTTATTGGCTAAAGAAATTGAAAGCTTGAATAAGGTTCTTAAAAATAGTGAAAAACCAGTAACTGCTGTTTTAGGAGGTTCTAAAGTTTCTTCTAAAATTACCGTTATCGAAAATATTTTGGACAAAGTAGACCACATGATTATTGGTGGTGGAATGACTTTTACTTTTGTAAAAGCATTAGGAGGTAAAATTGGTGATTCTATCTGTGAAGATGACAAACAAGAACTAGCCCTAGAAATATTGAGATTGGCTAAGGAGAAAGGGGTTCAAATTCATATTCCAGTTGATGTTGTGGCGGCAAATGATTTTTCAAATGATGCCGAAACTCAAATTGTTGACGTAAAAGAAATTCCCGATGGATGGCAAGGATTAGATGCTGGACCAAAATCATTGGAAAACTTCAAAAAAGTAATCATGGAGTCTAAAACTATTCTTTGGAATGGTCCATTAGGTGTTTTTGAAATGCCAAATTTTGCAAACGGAACTATCGCTTTAGGAAACTTTATTGCTGAATCAACTACTAATGGAGCATTCTCTCTTGTAGGTGGAGGTGATTCTGTTGCTGCCGTAAAACAATTTGG
- a CDS encoding lysophospholipid acyltransferase family protein, producing the protein MRGIKIIFWTLWRIWFYILMAIPILIMFPFLVASILTESGYPYFFKMARIWAKFILFGMGFRYKIDKEQDMEYCKSYMIVANHTSMTDIMLMLATTRNPFVFVGKIELAKIPLFGFFYKRTCILVDRSSSKSRMQVFDRAQKRINQGLSICIFPEGGVPDDESVLLDTFKDGAFRLALEHKIPIAPITFGDNKRRFSYTFFSGSPGLMRVKMHSHVETHNESLDRRTIRDEVREIIYNQLLEYESARNDN; encoded by the coding sequence ATGAGAGGAATTAAGATTATTTTTTGGACACTTTGGCGCATCTGGTTTTACATTTTGATGGCCATTCCCATATTGATTATGTTTCCTTTTTTGGTGGCTTCTATTTTGACTGAAAGTGGTTATCCTTACTTTTTTAAGATGGCTCGTATTTGGGCAAAATTCATTCTTTTTGGAATGGGTTTCCGTTATAAAATAGATAAAGAGCAAGATATGGAATATTGCAAAAGCTACATGATTGTTGCTAACCATACTTCCATGACAGACATTATGTTGATGCTAGCAACTACTCGAAATCCTTTTGTTTTTGTGGGTAAAATAGAATTAGCTAAAATTCCATTGTTTGGATTTTTCTATAAAAGAACTTGTATTTTAGTAGATAGAAGTTCCTCTAAAAGCAGAATGCAAGTTTTTGATCGTGCACAAAAAAGAATTAATCAGGGCTTAAGTATTTGTATTTTTCCTGAAGGCGGCGTTCCTGATGATGAGTCTGTACTTTTAGATACTTTTAAAGATGGTGCTTTCCGCTTAGCATTAGAACATAAAATACCTATTGCTCCAATCACTTTTGGAGATAATAAAAGAAGATTTTCCTATACTTTTTTTAGCGGAAGTCCTGGATTAATGCGGGTTAAAATGCATTCGCACGTAGAAACTCACAATGAATCGCTAGATAGAAGAACTATTCGGGATGAAGTTCGCGAGATAATTTACAATCAATTGTTGGAATATGAATCAGCTAGAAATGATAACTAA